The bacterium genome contains the following window.
GAAATCGGAGAGCTCGATCCTCGCAGCCAGGTGAAACTGCTCCGCGTGCTCCAGGACCAGACCTACGAGCCCCTGGGCTCGAGCGCCACACAACATCTCGACATTCGAGTGATCTCCGCCACCAACTGCGATCTCAATGCGGCGATCTCCGAGGGCTCGTTCAGAGAAGACCTGCTCTATCGCATCAACCTGATGACGTTGCGTCTGCCGTCGCTGGCCGAACGGCCGACGGACATCCCGCTTCTGGCGAATCACTTCCTGGCCCGGGCGGCCGCGGTCTTCGGCGAGGACCGCCGTCCGTTGAAGATCGCGTCTGATGCGTTACGCTGGCTGCAGGCTCAGCCCTGGCCCGGAAACGTCAGACAGCTGGCACAGTTTCTGGCCCGGGCGGTGCTCGTCGCCTGCGACCATACCGTCGACATCGGGACCTGCGAGCAGGTCGCCGTGATGGACAGCGCCAGATCCGAGTCGAGCAGCCTGCCGCCGGTAGGTACGATGACCGTTGACGAGATCGAAAAGGCGATGATCGAAAAGAGCCTGCGATACCACGACGGGAATCTGAGCAGGGCGGCCGAGTCGCTGGGGCTCAGTCGCGCGGCGCTCTACCGGCGATTGGAGAAGTACCGGATCGAGACGTGAAACTTCGGCTCAAGTTCCTGATCTATCTCGCGGTGCTGCACCTGGTGTTCGCCTTGTGCGCCGTCTGGTTCTTCAGCGACAACCGGGTCTGGTTGATCGCCGTCGAGATTTTCTTCGTCGTCTCCTTCGGGACGGGCGTGTATCTACTCAAGCGCTACTTCGACCCTCTGCGTCTGATCCAGAGTGGTGCTCACTACATCAGAGACGGCGAGTTCACCTCTCGCTTCACGCCCACCGGCCAGCAGGATGTCGACGGGATGCTGGACGTGTACAACTCGATGGTCGACCGGCTGCGGGAAGAACGGATCCGCAACGAAGAGCAAGAGCTACTGCTCAACAAGGTGCTGGAAGAGTCGCCGGGAGGCGTGATCACGCTGGATGTGGACGGCCGGATCGCGACGGTCAATCCGGCGGCGGAAGCGCTGATGGGCATCAAGAAGGACGACGCGATCGGCAGGAATCTGGCCGACCTGGACAACGCGCTCGCCGACGGACTGGCGCAGATTTCCCAAGACTCCAGCAAGCTCATCCCGATCTCCGGCCGCAAGCGAGTCCGATGTCGCAAGGGCTCGTTCATGGACCGGGGGTTCCCCCGGCAGTTCTTGTTGCTGGACGAGCTCACCGACGAGCTGCACCAGACGGAAAAGCGAGCGTACGAGAAACTCATCCGGATGATGAGCCACGAGGTCAACAACACATCGGGGGCGGTGCAGTCGCTGCTCCAGTCCAGCCTCGGCTACGCAAAGCAGCTGCGCGACGACGATCGCGAGGATTTTGCCCGCGCACTCGAGGTGGCGATCCAGCGAACCGCCAACCTGGACAAGTTCATGTCCGGCTTCGCCAACGTGGTGCGCCTGCCGCAGCCCCAGCTGCAACCGTCCAATCCCTGGCGCATCGCACAACAGACCGGCCTGCTGTTCAAGGACCGATGCGAAG
Protein-coding sequences here:
- a CDS encoding sigma-54-dependent Fis family transcriptional regulator, with translation EIGELDPRSQVKLLRVLQDQTYEPLGSSATQHLDIRVISATNCDLNAAISEGSFREDLLYRINLMTLRLPSLAERPTDIPLLANHFLARAAAVFGEDRRPLKIASDALRWLQAQPWPGNVRQLAQFLARAVLVACDHTVDIGTCEQVAVMDSARSESSSLPPVGTMTVDEIEKAMIEKSLRYHDGNLSRAAESLGLSRAALYRRLEKYRIET
- a CDS encoding PAS domain S-box protein gives rise to the protein MKLRLKFLIYLAVLHLVFALCAVWFFSDNRVWLIAVEIFFVVSFGTGVYLLKRYFDPLRLIQSGAHYIRDGEFTSRFTPTGQQDVDGMLDVYNSMVDRLREERIRNEEQELLLNKVLEESPGGVITLDVDGRIATVNPAAEALMGIKKDDAIGRNLADLDNALADGLAQISQDSSKLIPISGRKRVRCRKGSFMDRGFPRQFLLLDELTDELHQTEKRAYEKLIRMMSHEVNNTSGAVQSLLQSSLGYAKQLRDDDREDFARALEVAIQRTANLDKFMSGFANVVRLPQPQLQPSNPWRIAQQTGLLFKDRCEAADITWKEELDPDLPDVSCDPVQLEQVLVNVIKNATEAIESTGKPGEITLTGSRKGRSCSLSISDTGPGLSPEVQKHLFTPFYTTRENGQGIGLTMVQEILLAHGFDFSLENKQGKG